The genomic segment AAAATTAGTACAAAACCAATTTCATTTGGTGTTCTTCCAGTTTCTTTTAAAACGATATTTTTAGAACCAATACTTGCAGAAATAATGGCTTCTTGTACTCGCTTATTATAATTTTCTGCGGTTTCTTTATCGCAACAAACGCCTCTACATTCTTTAATTTTATGATGAAAACAACTGGCAACATTGGTTTGTAAATGACAATACTTAGGACACAATTCAAATTCCTGACACAGATTTTCTAAAAACGTTCTACAAGCTGTTAACGAGAAGAAACTCATAATTGGGTTTGGAGTTAACTTTATCTTGTTAAAAGCCAAATGGATAATTCCTTTTTGGTCTTCGTAGGTAAAAAGCCCTATTGCTTCTCTATTGTGTTTTTGTGCTCGATTGTATTTTGGATAGCGATGTTTTATTTCAGCAGATTCCAATAATAAAGCCAATAATTCACTTCCAGTTTCTGTGCAAGAAATATGTGCAGTTTCTATACACATTTCTTGTTCTTTTTTCTTTCGGTCGTAAAAATGACTAATTACTCTCTGTTTGATGTTGTTGGCTTTTCCAACATAAATAACTTCCTTTTTATCATTTTTAAAATAATAAACGCCATGTTTTTCAGGTAAATTGTCTACTATTTTTTTATCTAAAAGTGGAGGTAGAGTAGCTTGTCTCGATTTTGGGTTTAAAAAAGAATTAATTGTAAAATTGGTATCTCTTTCTATAATTCTTCGAAATAATTCTACTGTTGCTTCTGCATCGCCTTTTGCTCTGTGTCTTCCATTAATTGAAATGTTTTCTACACTGCAAATATTACCCAAACTATAAGAACGCAAACCAGGAATTATTTTTCTCGACAAACGAACTGTACAGAGCTTTTTTCGTTTAAAATCGAAACTCAATCGCTTGAATTCTTCTTTTATAATATTGTAATCGAAATTTACATTATGTGCAACAAAAATGGTGTCTTGTGTAATTTCTTCCACTTGTTTTGCAATCTCGCAAAACTTAGGTGCGTTTCTTACCATAGCATTTGTTATGCCAGTAAGATTGGTTATAAAAGGCGGAATGTTTTGTTCGGGATTTACTAGAGATGTAAACTCATTTACCACAGTTTTTCCATCAAAAATTAAAACAGATATTTCGGTTATTTTTTGGCCTTTATATCCGTTTCCTGTGGTTTCTATGTCTACAACAGCGTATAACAATTATGTGATTATGTTTTTTAAATCGGCAATGGTTTCTGTTGGGTTTTCTGCGCCAAAAACGTAACTTCCTGCGACTAAAACATTGGCTCCAGCTTCAATTAATTCGTTAGCATTTTTGTTGGTAACTCCACCATCAATTTCTATTTGACAAGCAGATTTAGAGAATTCGATTAAGTGTTTTAATTGAGATGTTTTTTTGTAGGTATTTTCGATAAAAGATTGTCCGCCAAAACCTGGGTTTACACTCATGATACAAACCAAATCTAAATCTGCAATTATATCTTCTAAAACAGCAATTGGAGTATGTGGGTTTAATGCAACTCCTGCTTTCATTCCTGTTGCTTTTATGGCTTGTACTGTTCTGTGTAAATGTGTACAAGCTTCGTAATGAACTGTTAAAACATTCGCACCTAAATTTGCAAATGTTTGTATGTATTGGTCTGGATTTACAATCATTAAATGCACATCTATTGTTTTTTTAGCGTGTTTAGAAATTGCTTTTAAAACGGGCATTCCAAAAGAAATGTTGGGTACAAAAACACCATCCATAATATCAATATGAAACCAATCTGCTTCACTATTGTTTACCATTTCGATGTCTCTTTGTAAGTTGGCGAAATCTGCCGCTAAAATTGAAGGTGCAATTAGATTACTCATTATTTTTTTTTGATTGTAATGTTATTTTTTACAAAGGTAATTAAATTTTTGCTCGAAATGTTGCAAAGCCTCAAAGTTGAATGCTTTAAATGAGACTTAAACTGTGACTGGAAACCATAAAGTTTGTCATGCTGGAAACATCTCATCCAAGAGTGAATAATATATAGTGAAATTCCTTTAGTAATGACAGATTGGGTGGGAATTTTGTGGGTAAAATGAATAAGAAATAAGTATGTGGTAATTGAAATAGCTTGCAAGTACACTTAGCCCTGATTGAAACGGCATCCTTTTTGTTTTTTAACAAAAAGATATAGTGGAAAGCAGGAAATAGCTCCAAAAAAAAAAACTCTCAAAAATTAATTTGAGAGTTTAAATATAAAGTAACAAGGAAGCATGCTTCTTTGTTGTTATCCTAAGTATGTCATTAAAATTTTACTTCTAGAAGTATGTTTTAATCTACGAATTGCTTTTTCTTTAATTTGGCGAACTCTTTCTCTTGTTAAATCGAAAGTTTCTCCAATCTCTTCTAAAGTCATTGGTTGGTGTTCTCCTAAACCGAAATATAATTTTACAACATCTGCTTCACGAGGTGTTAATGTTTCTAAGGCTCTGTTAATCTCGATTCGTAAAGATTCGTGTAATAATTTACGATCAGGATTTGGAGATTCTCCAGAGTTTAAAACATCGTATAAATTCGAGTCTTCACCTTCAATTAATGGAGCATCCATAGATACGTGACGTCCAGAATTTTTCATCGATTCTTTTACGTCGTTTACAGTCATGTCTAGTTTCTTCGCAATTTCTTCGGCACTTGGTGGACGCTCGTTTTCTTGTTCTAAGAAAGCGTACATTTTATTAATTTTATTGATAGAGCCAATTTTATTTAACGGTAAACGTACAATACGAGATTGTTCTGCTAATGCTTGTAAGATCGATTGACGAATCCACCAAACTGCGTATGATATAAATTTAAAACCTCTAGTTTCGTCGAAACGTTTTGCAGCTTTAATTAAGCCTAAATTACCTTCATTAATTAAATCTGGTAAGGTTAATCCTTGGTTTTGGTATTGTTTTGCCACAGAAACTACAAAACGCAAATTTGCTTTTGTTAATTTTTCTAGAGCTCTTTGGTCTCCTGCTTTAATTAACTGCGCTAATTCTACTTCTTCATCTGCAGTAATCAAATCTACTTTACCAATTTCTTGTAAATATTTGTCTAAGGAAGCAGTTTCTCTATTGGTAACCTGCTTGGTAATTTTAAGTTGTCTCATGTATTGTAAACTGTAAGCTTTTTAAGATTATCGAGAGGCTTACAATTACTTATACGTAAGAAAACTACTTTATGTTACAAAAATTTTTATTTTTTTTAAATAAATAAAATGGGGTTTTATAAAAAGACAAAAAGTTACCATTTAACGAAAGAATACGACTGCTTATCTTTTTTGTTTAATTTAAGTGTGACTTAATTTGTTACTTAGTGTCAAAATTAAGAACATTGAAAACATTAACAGCCAGAGTTACCGACGAAGAATTAGTATTTGAAATAGTAAGAACCAACAATACAGAGTTGTTTGCAACTTTATATGATCGATTTTCTACTGTAGTTTATAACAAATGTTATAGTTTTTCTAAAAATAGGCAGGAAGCAGAAGATTTAATGCAAGATGTTTTTGTAAGATTGTTTGTGAAATTAAGAACCTTTAAAGGAAATTCTAAATTTTCTACTTGGTTATATTCTTTTACTTATAATTTTTGTGTGAATTATGTTCAGAGAGATCATCATAAAAAAAGAGAAAGAATAACAGTTGTAACAGATCAAATTAAAGAAGAAAACTCTTTTGAAGAAATTGAAGACAATAGTTTATTTGAATTAAAATCTAAAAAATTAGCAAAGGCATTAGCCTTAATAGAACCATCAGATAAAATGATTTTATTAATGAAATACCAAGATGAAAAAAGCATTAAAGAGATTAAAGATATTTTAAATATTGGCGAGAGTGCCGTTAAAATGCGAATTAAAAGAGCAAAACAAAAAGTAGTTAAATTATACGAAGAGTTGTAAAGTAATGAGCAATCCGTTTAAAAAAATTCTCCCAAATCACAAAGCTTCTCCAATCGTAAAGAAGAAAGTACTTTTAGACACAAGTATGGTAAAACGCACGTTAGATGTTGCAGATAAATATGTTCTTAAATATCCAAAAACACTTACAGATTTTTTTATTGGAAAAAAAACGGACGAATTTTAATAGAATAGAGGCAAACTAAAGTTTAAGTGATATATTAAACCAACTTGTATGTTTAATGCCCATTCGTTATTTTTATTTTCAAAAACGGCAGCTTGCAATCCATCTACTTTATCCGAAAAGAAATATTGATAATTTATTTGAGTCGCTAAATCTATATTTTTTGTTAGTTTATAACGAGTTCCAAATCCTATAGAAAATACAAAAGATTCATTGGCACCAACTTCTATATGTCCTTTTTTTTGATATTTCTCTGGAAATACAGTTATATCGTTTTGCCAATCTCCTAAATCGGAAGTTACTGTGTTGTTAAAAAAGGAGTATTCAAATCCGAATGTAAAATAAGGGTTGAAAGAAATATCGGAATAAGGATACACAAACTCTTCTAAAGAATGTAAAAAGTACTCTAAATGTACACCAAGATTTATCATTCGAACAGTTCCTTTCATAGATCTTAATTGCTCTCCAGCATAACTTTGCTTAGAAGCATAAATTCCATGATGCTTCATCTTTGTTTTAGTTAAATACTGCAAACTGGTTTTTACCATTAAGTAATTGTGCAAAACATTGTTGGGGTCCCAACGTAAAGTTCTATTGTAAAAACTAAGGTAATGAGCCACTGAAAAGGATATTCCTTGGTTTTTTAATTCGCTACCAAAATCATTTCTCTCTCCATAATCGGTTTGTAAACTAGTAGAGCCCACAAAACCACCAATATCGTGTGTGTAATGTTGAGCCTTTATTTCTAGAAAAAAAACAATTACAAATAGAATTGTTGAGGGTTTTTTCAAGATTCAGGGGTCTTAAGTATAGACTCAAAGATAAAAAAAAATTAAGTAATTATATAATGTTAAGTTATTTTACAGAAAATGTTTCGAAAACATAGTTGTTTGCTCTTAAATCTATTTGAGTTTCGTAATAAATAACTTTCTCTGGCTGTTTCATTTTTAGGAAGTTACCTGTATCCCAGATATTGTTTTTATTACGATCGATAATTGCTCTAAAAATATAAGATTTAGGCTCTAATAAATCGAAAACTAAATTTTCGGAGCTTTTTATATAGCGTCTTTCTATAATTTTATTCTTTTCTTTTATAGAAATAAGATCTATTATTAAGTTCTCGTTATTAGAATTTACTACGTTTAATGTTATTTTTCCATAGTCTTCTATTTCTTGCGTTCTAAAATTAAATTTTAAAGTATCTATAGATGTTTCATAAATGTCGGTTACAGCTTTTGGGAGTAACTTTAAATTGTAGGTATTCTTTTGTTTTTTGTCAAAAATAATTCCTAATTTATTCTCTTTTTTAGAATTGAAAATAGTAAAAGGAACTTTTAAAGTATCGGAATCTATTAAAGATATTTTACTCGTATCTATTTTTGTTAGAGGATTGTTTGTTTTAAGAAATAGGGTGTCTCTAAAATGTAATAACCTACTTGAAGGAAAACTAACAGATAGAGAATCTATCTTTTTTTTTCTTAATCGAACAGTTACTGTGTCTATAAAAATATCGTTGGTAATTGTAAAATTTAGAGAATCTACATCAATGGGTGTAAACCAATAATTAAGAGTGTCTTTATCAACTTCAAAACGAGAAATACTTTTAAAAGAATCTGGAACTTTAGATAATAAATTTACTTTTAAATCTTTAATTTTTCCTTCGTAACCAAACTGAATTTTACCTTTTGTAACCTCTTTTCCTCGCCTAAATTGATAGGGTTGTACTTCCTTAAAAAGAGTAATAGGTTCCGAAAGAATACTATCTTTAGGTAAAGAAATTGTATCGTTATAAAAACCAATTTTATCTAATTTAGGGTTAAATAGGTAGTCGCTAGAACTTTCTTGTAATGCCATTAATCGATATTTGCCCTCTTTAAGATTACTAAAATTAAAAACAGTTGTATCTAATGCAGATGTTACATAATTTGGTTTTTGCTTATAAATAAGAGAATCTGTATAAGTGCTATCAATTCTATATAAAACAATATTCGTTTTTTTAGGCTTTTCTTTAAAGAAAGCATCTTTTAATTCTCCTGAAGTTTTCAAAGAATCTATATAAGTACCTGTAGAAAAGACATATTTAAAACCTTCTAAAACATTACTCTCATTATTGTCTTCAACAGCATTTCCGAAATTAAAAATGTAAGTTGTGTTAGAAGCTAAAGTATCTAAAATTTCAATTTTTAAAAATTTACTAGCGGCTCCTTGTGGAGTTACCAAAAGCGGATTTTTCAAAGGAGGAGAAACCACCAATTGTTTATTTAAGTCTTTTAACTTTATAAACTCATTAAAGTATAATTCTACTTCTTTTGCTTTAAAATTGATGGATTTGTAAGGCGGATTTGAGGTTACAAACAAAGGAGCATCTTCATCTTTAGGACCACCATCTGGTCTTCCAGTTTTTGCACAACTACTAATTAAGACAGCAAAAAAAAGTAAAAAAATAATTTTTTTAGAAAATATCACAAACAATAAATTTTGTACAAATTAACAATTTATTTTTTATTTAAAAATTATAAATTTAACTCTGTATAACCAATTGTTAAAAAACTAATTTTAATATTTTCTGTTTTTTGAAGTTCTTTCGCACACGCTTCTAAAGTTGCACCAGTAGTAATAACATCATCTACAATTAAAACATGTTTGTTTCTTAACGAATTGTAATCTGTTAACAAAAATTTGGTATCGTTATTTGTAAATCTTTCAAAACGAGATTGTAAGGTTTGTGTTTTAGAAGACGATATTCTTGTTAAAACATGTTCGTTAAAAGGAATTTGTAAGTATTTACCAACAGTTTGTCCAAATTTACTTACTTGATTGTAACCTCTTTCGCGCTTTTTTTTGGGATGTAAAGGCACAGGAATAATACAATCTACATCACTAAATTTTTTGTTTTCTTTTAACATTTCTCCTAGCCAATTACCAAAGAAAACACCAATATCTTCGTTTCCTTTGTATTTTAATTCGTGAATTAATTTTTTAGAAATCCCTTCTTTTCTATAAAAT from the Polaribacter cellanae genome contains:
- a CDS encoding 3'-5' exonuclease family protein, whose product is MLYAVVDIETTGNGYKGQKITEISVLIFDGKTVVNEFTSLVNPEQNIPPFITNLTGITNAMVRNAPKFCEIAKQVEEITQDTIFVAHNVNFDYNIIKEEFKRLSFDFKRKKLCTVRLSRKIIPGLRSYSLGNICSVENISINGRHRAKGDAEATVELFRRIIERDTNFTINSFLNPKSRQATLPPLLDKKIVDNLPEKHGVYYFKNDKKEVIYVGKANNIKQRVISHFYDRKKKEQEMCIETAHISCTETGSELLALLLESAEIKHRYPKYNRAQKHNREAIGLFTYEDQKGIIHLAFNKIKLTPNPIMSFFSLTACRTFLENLCQEFELCPKYCHLQTNVASCFHHKIKECRGVCCDKETAENYNKRVQEAIISASIGSKNIVLKETGRTPNEIGFVLILDGNYKGFGYLDVNQDAQLESPEDYQFFVQPQKDNSDIQKILTAYIRKKEDLKDLENEEIKI
- the rpe gene encoding ribulose-phosphate 3-epimerase — translated: MSNLIAPSILAADFANLQRDIEMVNNSEADWFHIDIMDGVFVPNISFGMPVLKAISKHAKKTIDVHLMIVNPDQYIQTFANLGANVLTVHYEACTHLHRTVQAIKATGMKAGVALNPHTPIAVLEDIIADLDLVCIMSVNPGFGGQSFIENTYKKTSQLKHLIEFSKSACQIEIDGGVTNKNANELIEAGANVLVAGSYVFGAENPTETIADLKNIIT
- a CDS encoding sigma-70 family RNA polymerase sigma factor; its protein translation is MRQLKITKQVTNRETASLDKYLQEIGKVDLITADEEVELAQLIKAGDQRALEKLTKANLRFVVSVAKQYQNQGLTLPDLINEGNLGLIKAAKRFDETRGFKFISYAVWWIRQSILQALAEQSRIVRLPLNKIGSINKINKMYAFLEQENERPPSAEEIAKKLDMTVNDVKESMKNSGRHVSMDAPLIEGEDSNLYDVLNSGESPNPDRKLLHESLRIEINRALETLTPREADVVKLYFGLGEHQPMTLEEIGETFDLTRERVRQIKEKAIRRLKHTSRSKILMTYLG
- a CDS encoding RNA polymerase sigma factor, which produces MKTLTARVTDEELVFEIVRTNNTELFATLYDRFSTVVYNKCYSFSKNRQEAEDLMQDVFVRLFVKLRTFKGNSKFSTWLYSFTYNFCVNYVQRDHHKKRERITVVTDQIKEENSFEEIEDNSLFELKSKKLAKALALIEPSDKMILLMKYQDEKSIKEIKDILNIGESAVKMRIKRAKQKVVKLYEEL
- a CDS encoding THC0290_0291 family protein, producing MKKPSTILFVIVFFLEIKAQHYTHDIGGFVGSTSLQTDYGERNDFGSELKNQGISFSVAHYLSFYNRTLRWDPNNVLHNYLMVKTSLQYLTKTKMKHHGIYASKQSYAGEQLRSMKGTVRMINLGVHLEYFLHSLEEFVYPYSDISFNPYFTFGFEYSFFNNTVTSDLGDWQNDITVFPEKYQKKGHIEVGANESFVFSIGFGTRYKLTKNIDLATQINYQYFFSDKVDGLQAAVFENKNNEWALNIQVGLIYHLNFSLPLFY
- a CDS encoding Ig-like domain-containing protein, which translates into the protein MIFSKKIIFLLFFAVLISSCAKTGRPDGGPKDEDAPLFVTSNPPYKSINFKAKEVELYFNEFIKLKDLNKQLVVSPPLKNPLLVTPQGAASKFLKIEILDTLASNTTYIFNFGNAVEDNNESNVLEGFKYVFSTGTYIDSLKTSGELKDAFFKEKPKKTNIVLYRIDSTYTDSLIYKQKPNYVTSALDTTVFNFSNLKEGKYRLMALQESSSDYLFNPKLDKIGFYNDTISLPKDSILSEPITLFKEVQPYQFRRGKEVTKGKIQFGYEGKIKDLKVNLLSKVPDSFKSISRFEVDKDTLNYWFTPIDVDSLNFTITNDIFIDTVTVRLRKKKIDSLSVSFPSSRLLHFRDTLFLKTNNPLTKIDTSKISLIDSDTLKVPFTIFNSKKENKLGIIFDKKQKNTYNLKLLPKAVTDIYETSIDTLKFNFRTQEIEDYGKITLNVVNSNNENLIIDLISIKEKNKIIERRYIKSSENLVFDLLEPKSYIFRAIIDRNKNNIWDTGNFLKMKQPEKVIYYETQIDLRANNYVFETFSVK
- a CDS encoding ComF family protein, whose translation is MNILTDFFQLFYPRLCANCDAQLIENESILCTFCRHDLPLTNFNNYRENKVAKIFYGRIAVEKAYSLLFYRKEGISKKLIHELKYKGNEDIGVFFGNWLGEMLKENKKFSDVDCIIPVPLHPKKKRERGYNQVSKFGQTVGKYLQIPFNEHVLTRISSSKTQTLQSRFERFTNNDTKFLLTDYNSLRNKHVLIVDDVITTGATLEACAKELQKTENIKISFLTIGYTELNL